In the Populus nigra chromosome 2, ddPopNigr1.1, whole genome shotgun sequence genome, GTCAACACCACAACAATCCCATGAGAAGTCAACTGCCTACATATTTCCAGCCCGATCCCTTTATTTGCTCCTGTCACGACTGCATATCTGAGACAAATCAAGACTTTGTGGTTATTTAGAGACTTAAGAGCATGATAGGAGTTCAAAGCAGTGCCTGAAAATGCAAAGTTGAGCTCGCCTCTTTGTTGCAGTGGATGTTTCTGCCATGGCTGATGAGGTGTGGCCGTACAGATGAATGCAGGACTTTATAAATCCTTAACAAATTGCGtgtctacacacacacacgtatatGCTGATTCGGATACGTGTCACTTTCCAACATGACATTGGCAGCCACTACGCACAAGCCGCCAGTGTTGGCATTAGAATTTCTAGGAAATTACTGAGAAGGCGCGGAATGGTATTAACTTGGAAGAGTCGGTAAGAATCATAAACAGGAGACAAACCATAGACACGGGCCGGATTTCTTGTAtcataatttcttataaaaaatatttctccaaATCTCAAGACTATCTATCTTCTTGCTATGTCATCAATGGTTCGACGACTCCTACCCAGAAGTCAGAAATCGTTGCCTTTTTTTCCACAAATTATTCACGTCAGCATGAAATCTGACTCCTGCCCGTGTACTTTACTCCTTAGTTTTATGGGATGTTTTGATTGGCAATTCCCTTATCAggttatagattttattttatattttgtaagagTACTCAACACTATAAATTAAAGTCTTGAGTAGAGGAAGAAGCATCTAAATTTCTAGAGAGTTAGCTTGTATTATAAAATTCTTAGTCAGTAAAGTTTTATTGAGTTTTGCAATTCtctatctaattaaattttattttcaagttcttATTCTTTAAGTGATGcaatttgcttttaatttttgtgcATTACTTTCCAATAATGAAAAGCTAGTCTACCTTAAAGGGAGAAGCCCATGTTTGGGTGAAATTTTTACTTTCATATATAGAACAAATTGAAGTGCAATCAACCAACCAAGATTGAAACATAGGGCGCGCGAGTGGCCTTTCAATATAAGCAGGGTAAGAACGAAATTTTACTCGGTTATTGAGAGCTACAGCTGGTTTATTTCAAAATCCCTTACCCTTCAACTCAGTTCAATTCAAACCCACCATCTGATGATCAgatcaataaaagaaaactgCGCTGCAATCGATCTTAGaaacaaaatcccaaaaaagaaaaggaagaaaaattgaTCAGTTGCAACACTGCCTCAAGAAAATGAGCTCAGTATTACACATAAATAAAACCTTCACATTAACAATTCAAAGCTCAAGCAGATGAGCTATAGAAGAATATTGAGTTCCTGTTTCCATTACTTGCCCTTCTTCTGTTTCTGAAGTTAGCAAATTACGAGTTCACAGGGAAATATAAAACCAAGAATATCGTGGCTGGATGCAGCATTTCAGACATGGTTTGAAGAAAATTACCCCCAGCGGAAAAGATGAGTCGAGACTTATTTCTCATGAACAAGAGAGCTGTAAACAGGGAACCACATATTCTGCATGACATATGCCACAGTCTCCTCCTGCATCCAAAATCACAGCAATAATAAGTAGATACTTCAAAACATTCACACGGTAAAATTGATTAGATAATTCTTACAGAGTTGTTTCACAAGTAAAGGCTTGTAGACATAATTTATATACAAGGTATGTAAGGAATAGATGGTAATTTCCTTGTATCAAGGCCTTAAGAGTGCAAATACTCAATTAGTTTTGACAAAGAAATCATAAATCTGAAGgcgtttatttatatatataacaaagaaaaggagtttATATTTGCATATATTCATTCCTCTATTTGTTTAACACTTCTCATATTACTTCAACATAAGTTCATTTAAAATAGAATTGCATTTTACTGgccatatttttatcaaaaggaTTGCATTTACTCAGTAATGACACATACTTTTGACATGTGCTTGAGCTCCCGGGGGCCTACATCACCATGTCCTTCTGCCAGGTCTTCTTCAACAGCTGCTTGCACAACAGCAGCCCCAACCTCTGCTGTAATATGTCGAATActgcataattaaaaatatggcaTCGGTCAACAACACGCCTAtatcataactttttttttgatgatgagAACTGCCCAGTAAGGCAAGGCAACCATGGGTGTTGGCCACAAATAAGTTGCACTTTATTACAATATGAAAGCTAATATCCAATATCCATTGTCAATCTACCTCTCAAGTTTAATTACATGATGTTTATCTAAACCATGATAGAAAGCAAATGATAATATGCTTCCATCCTTGCCCTTACATGGAATGATTGGCTGCTCAAATTCCAGCAATAAGCAACAAgtagaaaatgagtttttttagcaTAACATGAACCAAAAGGAAGATGATATGGTTTGCAGAATTATACTGTCTGCAAACTTGTATAAATGCTATAAATATGCCGGTTGCAGTTGTGCAAGACTTAATATTCCAAAAGGCAAAATGCAGGAagaaatccccccccccccccccaccaaacaaaaaaaaaataatgtaaccACCTAACATCTGAAAACATTACCTATCAATAGATGGGTACAATATGcccttttggatttcttcatcCGTCATGTATGAAGCAAGGCTGTACAAATTAAATCGTATCAGCAATTTAAAGGGAATAGAAACTTCAAGCCAAGTGATATAATCAGAAACATGGTAAAAAATATCAACCTAACATTAATGAGAACTTGCAGAACTTTAGATGAACGTGTTATGTTTTCCAGGTTTTTATTATGAAGGTAATTTGTGTTCACCAATAGTAGATGTTtaagaaaatcaactaaataaataattctgGAAGCATCTAGATGAGCATGAATCATATGACAGCTTATTAAAACTATCAAAGCATAGATATCATAATGCAAAAGGATGAGAGAGTTGTAAATCATAAAGTTTATACCAACTTATAGATCTATCAATCCAAAAATACAAGATGCAGGGGTAACACCAAAATTAGGCAGCCagcttattatttgaaaatgataGGACAACGCATCAGTTTGCATCATAATGAGTAGGGACCTTTCTACAGTAACAATTACAGTTCTTTCAAATAAAGCAAAACAGTTTCAGGTTAGGGAAAGGAGGCAAGTGAGCAAATTATCATGTCCATACCATTCAGCAGCTGCTTGCAACATTCCATCAGTTATAAAGTGAGCACCTGAGAGAAGAGTTCCCAAACCGATCCTGAAAAtaggaaataaaattatatataacttCATTATTTAAGCCTGGTTGGCAAAAGTCAAAGAGTAAAACCAGAGAGACACGAACCCAGGAAACAGGTACATATTATTTGCTTGATTTACATGTCCTACTTTTCCATTTCCTGCAAACACATAAATGATCGTTGAAGGTGATAAATCATTGAAGTCAGAATTGAATAAACCATGATTTAGAATGAACTTTTTATTACATAGAGAAACAGGAAAAATGCTTCTAGATCATCATTATATTCTGTCAAAAGACttccaaacaaaataaacaacaatacaAAAGTAATGTACCTAGATCAACATTTTCAAAAGGGCTTCCACTTGCAAAAACTATATTCGGTCCAGCATGCTTGAAAGCATCAGCAGCGTTGCATTCAGCTGTTCCATAGAAAACACAGacagtcaacaaaaaaaatctagcaGCCATCGTAAATTCTGCAAGTTTGTGGGGATTGCCGAGGCAAACCATTCATCGTGGGGTTTGACATGGAAAAAATAGCAGGTTTAGGTGAATCTGATTCTCGCATGGCCTTGAGCACCTGATTCATTCCAATCAATATTAAGATAGATGGAAGGGTAACAGTGAATGCATAATTATTTGACAGCAACATTGCTCATTTTTGTACTTGGGGACTGTATGGAAACTAACTTACTAAGCTCCTAGTAAGGGCCATGTTTGCGGGTAGTTCAAAGTTCTTTTCTAAAGAAGATGGGATAAAACAATATTCAttcagtattttattttaattcaggTTGAACTCATTTGTCTGAACACGGTTGTAAAACTAATGCCATAAAGACAGTCGAACCCCTGCCAGTCATAAGCAAGGCAATACTGCATCAAACATCAGTAACAGCTAATTATGAAGAACAGTGAAGGAAAAGAAACGACCAAGGACCTTACCTGTTCATTAAAGATCCCACCAACTCCAGACAAACCAAGAAGCACATGGGGCTTCAGCTTTTTAACCTGAACAGGATTTAGCTGTCAGCAACTAGaactctaacaaaaaaaaatagtacacAAATTTACAGAGTATAATTCCGAGGTAGAGCAGGTAAACATTATGCTTCTCCTTTCCACATAGGTCATAAAATTTCTGCCTTAAGTTCTAGTAAGTTTTACCACTTCAAGTAGACTAGCTCCCTCCCTAAGTCCTTCAACATCTTTTATGTCTTTAGCAAAGGGTGCTGCAGCTGGATCAagatttttcctctcttttgtgATGAGACCCTGCATACAGACAAATCTATTTCTCAAACATAATTTAGTGAATGACGCCATGCATGCAGATGACATTTCAATCACACACCTATCAACAAATAGCCACTGATCATAAATAACATCTATTTATTCTCCTCGCTAACCAACATCAAAAAAATCACTAATATTATGCCTCCAGTATAATAATCTCATAAAGCCATCAGATCTCTGATCCATTTATCAAGGATAAAGACCTGATGGCATGTCAGAGAAGATATCGCAAATGCTGCAGTCATAAAGAAAAGTGTAGTGTTTTACATCTTTATCAAGTAGATAACATTGATTCTTTGCAGCCATTTCATTGTTCCCAGACATTCTAGAAAGAGCCTGTATTGCCATGGTAAGGACACCAAGCCCTGCACtgtaagaaggaaaaaagaaaatgtaaaataatgCAAATGATTAGCACATGCAAGCAATAGAAAAACCATTGTACGCtcattactttcttttttttcttttttttttggggggtggGTGTTAAAAAGATGAGAAAGTCAATGATTTTCTGCAAGTACCTCCCGGCACCCACTACTACTATCTTTTGATTAACAAAGTCAGACAATGGTCGGCCTTGGGCTCTCACAGTTCCCAGTAATCCAGCAAGTGCAACACCAGCAGTTCCCTAAAACATCAAAAGTAAGCACAGTTTCCATAACTGCAGATCATCCACGATAGTGTATGGCCCTAGGCAATAAATTACATGCTCCACGTTATAAGATACTGGCATGCAACAGCAAGTACTCAGTACTCACCTGTACATCATCATTAAACATGCAAAACCTTTTACGGTATCTTTGCAGTGTTTCAAAAGCCCACTTCATCTGAAAATCTTCAAACTGGCACATTTTCCAAATCATCAAGTTAGTGGCATGAATGAGACCACacactattgaaaaaaaaagtgacacTCTCAAAAAAAGGCAATACCTGTACAATGGCTTTGGGCCAGCGAGTATGAACAGCTTCCATGAACTCATCAACAATCGATAGATACTCTTCTCCTTCCAGCCTAGGTTGTCGAAGTCCTAAATCTGTGAAAACAAATCATAAGGTTTTTTGCTAGAAAGAGCAGATTCAAAAGGCACTTCATATAATATgttcattctttaaaaaaaaaacaataaattaatatgatCCAAAAGGGATGGAATGGTATGAACTCGCATGCTTTACTCACAAAGAGGGTCTTCAAGCAGCTTTTGATTGTTAGTACCAACATCTAACATAACTGGGAGTATCTGTTAGCCATGAACATAGGTTCAGTACTACAAGTGGTAACAGATTAAGTAACAAAgcaaataatatatcataatgaGTAGAATTAAATATAGTTTCTAAAGTTAAAGAGACTCCAGATCTTCAACCACATACAGCTGGGTCATTCATAATATATCTTTATACATGCAGATAAAAACAAGCATAGTAACAGcaaattctatatataaatatttaaacagAGCTAATAAGTACACACAGAAAACCAGCAGGGAGAGTAAGAGGGGTACATACTCTCTGTGGATTGATACCAGCAGCAGCAACATACATATCAAGTTTTCCAATAGGTATTCCAATTCCTTGAACTCCAAGATCACCCAGGCCGAGAATACGGCTGCCATCAGTGAGGACTATCATGTCTACCTGCACCACACAAATGGAATTTAAACCTATGGTCCTATGGTATAATGAATAGAGTAAAACACAATCTTCATTACTCTATCAATGACAAATCTCCAATAAGGAAGAGAGGCAAAAGGAAGATTCTGTATTATTTGCCACACTCATTCAAGATTCATTGAGTACCTGTTGACCAGGCCAGTTGTAGATCATTGACATCATCTCTCCCTTATCCTTTGCACTAAAATACATTCCACGTGGGCGTCTAAATAATCCTGAGTAATTTTGACATACTAACCCTACTGTTGGAGTGTATATAATGGGAGCGAAATCTTTGATATTATCAATGAGAACCTGGAGAGGAAAAGACATAAAAAGTAAAGCACATTAAATTTCAAatggattttaatattttcaagatgAGATTTGCAACGGAACTTACTCGGTAGTATAATGTCTCATTCCTGTCATGTAGTCGATTCAAGATCCTCCATTTTGCTAAGGAGACAACACTGTATGGTTGGCCCTGAGTATTCTTCTCAAGGGACCTATATGATTCCACTAAaaaccaaaacacaaaaaacttaATAATGTTAGTTAAAGTGCCAAACTGAGACCATTCATTTAAAGAGATGGAgcagcaaaaaagaaaacagaaaagctTTCCTCAAAATTCCAGTTATAAAGAGGAGACATCAAATGATTCCAATAAACATGTTTCGCAAAAGTTACTGCACTTTGTATTTAACAGCCTAACTAATTGACTGATTAGTTAATTCATGAATTATGAGATCTCAGAGGAAATTTTATTGTGGATTGATCGATTATTCCactcatcaatttatatttttcaacttaatcCACATTTACAATTCTATAACCACATTAGCTTTATTTTACTTAAGCGAAAAGCAGATACTAACAACTTTACGGAGGTCAGTATTAAACTTACTAAAACGATCATATTGTTGCTCAAAGGATATAACACGTGGTGGAAGCAAACCACGTAGTCCTAGTCGATCCCTTTCAGTCAAAGGAAATCCTGTATCctgctcttaaaaaaaaaaaaccagaaaccatgaaaatttgaaaagtaaaatcaaataaaaattaaaagattttattttgtgaaCAGCAATTAGTATTAAACtggttcacaaaaaaaaatattacatttaaaAGTCTAGGATTTCAAGAAGATATGAGGTTACTTCAACAAATCCAACTCCAGaagtaaagggaaaaaaaatagaaattgcgAGATTCAATCTAAGCAGAAAACCTAATTAAAAACTTCAATGTATCACAGTATTGTATTATTCAGCTAAATCAGAATCTCAGATTCGCTACAACTCACGAATTCTACTAAATcttaatcttctttttcttgctaAAACAACTagtaaactaaaaagaaagatCAAGGAGGAACAGAGTAGCAGAACAACCATCTTGAAAATaccattacaaataaaaataaagaaatgttaACCTTATTGAACCAAGGATCATGAAGGATATCAGCGCCACGTTTATGAACAATACAAGCACCAGGAATCGCAGCCGCGGAGAAAAACCGCCGCTGCGACGAACTACGCACATTCGACGCCGCAAATCGCGCTACCCTCCACATTATTTTTCCCTCGATTCAATCAAATCTAGAACTTCGCAGACCTTGCTAGCTGAAtcgaaaaatctaaaaaacaaagaaaaaagaaaagagcttcACAGCATCTCAAATATTGACtggtattaataataataataataattcaaccaAGTCCACGCTTGAGGTCTGTTCATAATGAGttgataaattattattcacttcgtgtcatgaaagtattttattttatttaaaaatatattaaaataatattttttattttttttatatcagcctGTGAAAGGGGAGGCTGCCCGGTGATATAACGGGCAGGAAGGGCATGTGTTGGAATTTAAGTGACCGGGGGCCGGTAGCACGTGGGTGGATTGGCTTTGAATCGGGTAGGTTACGGTCACTTAAGCGGGCGAGTCTCCTGTCGATTCCTGCCACGTGGATTCAGATATTTTGGTTAacacttgattttctttttccttttttatttttattttaggcaTATATGTGGAACAATTTTCATGGAGCAAGACATTCCTATAAATAAAGAGTGCTGGGAAAGCTATTATATCGGGATCAAAGTGTATTTACTAGAAATATTAAGCGCCAGATTGGTTTATCTGATCATTTATGGGCTGTTCTGGAAATATAAACCCCTTTCTTTTCCTGCCCTACAAAGAAAATGTCAATCCTCGTTCATGCATCCACGTCTCCGACAAAGGGTGGACCAGAGGTGTCTTTTTCAGAGTACGGTAAGgttgttttgtaaaataaattttatttgtaaataatttaaaatattttttttatcttttaaaatttattttcagtaATAGcacatgatataaaaatatttaaaaattaatttaaaaataaataaatttattaatttttaaaagtccATGCTGttggaagaataaaataaagcatAAATAAGATCTAGCTTGGGCGCACCTGGGTAGGTTTCGTCGTGTGGATTCCGTGTAAAAAAGTTcaattgtttccttttctttttcttttttttttatatatcgaCAAGGTATTAATACTTGAGATGTTGTAGATTTTGTTCCGAGGAGGTCAAGAATATCCCACCATCATCTTCCATCGCCACTTAACTTTTTTCCGCATATTTCCTTTTTCACAGTTCTATTTCTTTTAATCATCTTTTTGCGACGTAGCTGGGACTGTTTGACCGCTGAATGAGAACCCCAGGCTTGCAGTCAATTTCAGCTGCCAGGCAGCAACTTTGGATCATAGGCATCTGATTGTTTGGAGTCTCACCCAAATAGATCGCATCATTGATCATTCTATTGTGTTATCTTTCACCTTTGATCCATCTTGTTCCTGAAATATAGTGCAAATACGTTGAAACATTGAAGAATTATAAGTTTGTGTTTTtgtatataatgttttttaaaaatattttttatttaaaaatatatcaaaataattttattttattttatatcagtctattaaaattataaaaaatcactataaaaattcgtttctaaaaacaaaaaactatcacGTTCTCAAATATTCACTAAATTCACAGCTCAAAAACTCCTCCCTCACCTGCCGAATGAATAGTCATTGCAAAAAGTAATTCATAGGTGTTTGGaatatttatagaaattatttttcaaaattcacaGCGCAAAAACTCCTTCCTCACCTGCCTAATGAATAGTCATCGCAAAAAGTACT is a window encoding:
- the LOC133682395 gene encoding NAD-dependent malic enzyme 59 kDa isoform, mitochondrial, with the protein product MWRVARFAASNVRSSSQRRFFSAAAIPGACIVHKRGADILHDPWFNKDTGFPLTERDRLGLRGLLPPRVISFEQQYDRFMESYRSLEKNTQGQPYSVVSLAKWRILNRLHDRNETLYYRVLIDNIKDFAPIIYTPTVGLVCQNYSGLFRRPRGMYFSAKDKGEMMSMIYNWPGQQVDMIVLTDGSRILGLGDLGVQGIGIPIGKLDMYVAAAGINPQRILPVMLDVGTNNQKLLEDPLYLGLRQPRLEGEEYLSIVDEFMEAVHTRWPKAIVQFEDFQMKWAFETLQRYRKRFCMFNDDVQGTAGVALAGLLGTVRAQGRPLSDFVNQKIVVVGAGSAGLGVLTMAIQALSRMSGNNEMAAKNQCYLLDKDGLITKERKNLDPAAAPFAKDIKDVEGLREGASLLEVVKKLKPHVLLGLSGVGGIFNEQVLKAMRESDSPKPAIFSMSNPTMNAECNAADAFKHAGPNIVFASGSPFENVDLGNGKVGHVNQANNMYLFPGIGLGTLLSGAHFITDGMLQAAAECLASYMTDEEIQKGILYPSIDSIRHITAEVGAAVVQAAVEEDLAEGHGDVGPRELKHMSKEETVAYVMQNMWFPVYSSLVHEK